In a single window of the Mesorhizobium shangrilense genome:
- a CDS encoding ABC transporter permease — protein MDFVNVLVQLLDATIRVSVPLLLACLAGLYSERSGVFDIGLEGKMLGGAFAGAAVAAVTGSAWLGLAGAITVAVGLALVHGFASITHRGNQIVSGVAINFIAAGSTIILGQAWFQQGGRTPSLSGAARFEAITLPGAEALRSVPVIGVLYSELLSGHSILVYVAFLMVPFTWWVLFRTRFGLRLRAVGENPAAVDTAGISVTWLRYRAVICTGVLTGIAGAYLSVAQNAGFVKDMTAGKGFIALAALIFAKWRPVPAMFACLLFGFLEAASIRFQGMPWPGIGRVPVQFMQALPYVLTVILLAGFIGKAIPPRAGGVPYVKER, from the coding sequence ATGGACTTTGTGAACGTCCTCGTTCAGTTGCTGGACGCGACCATCCGCGTCTCGGTGCCGCTTCTGCTTGCCTGTCTTGCGGGCCTCTACTCGGAACGGTCCGGCGTGTTCGACATCGGCCTGGAAGGCAAGATGCTCGGCGGCGCGTTCGCCGGCGCTGCGGTGGCCGCCGTCACCGGTTCGGCCTGGCTCGGCCTTGCGGGCGCCATCACCGTCGCCGTCGGCCTGGCGCTGGTGCACGGCTTCGCCTCGATCACGCATCGCGGCAACCAGATCGTGTCGGGCGTCGCCATCAACTTCATCGCGGCGGGCTCGACCATCATCCTCGGCCAGGCCTGGTTCCAGCAGGGCGGACGCACGCCCTCGCTGTCGGGCGCGGCGCGCTTCGAGGCCATCACGCTGCCGGGCGCGGAAGCCCTGCGCAGCGTGCCGGTGATCGGCGTCCTGTACTCGGAACTGCTGTCCGGCCATTCCATCCTGGTCTACGTCGCCTTCCTCATGGTGCCGTTCACCTGGTGGGTACTGTTCAGGACGCGGTTCGGCCTGCGCCTGCGCGCCGTCGGCGAGAACCCGGCGGCGGTGGATACGGCCGGCATTTCCGTGACCTGGCTGCGCTACCGCGCCGTCATCTGCACCGGCGTGCTTACCGGCATCGCAGGCGCCTACCTGTCGGTGGCGCAGAATGCGGGCTTCGTGAAGGACATGACCGCCGGCAAGGGTTTCATTGCCCTTGCGGCGCTCATCTTCGCCAAGTGGAGGCCGGTGCCGGCGATGTTCGCCTGCCTGCTGTTCGGCTTCCTGGAGGCGGCTTCGATCCGCTTCCAGGGCATGCCGTGGCCGGGCATCGGGCGCGTCCCGGTTCAGTTCATGCAGGCGCTGCCCTATGTGCTGACCGTCATCCTGCTCGCCGGCTTCATCGGCAAGGCGATCCCGCCGCGCGCCGGCGGCGTGCCCTATGTAAAGGAGCGCTAG
- a CDS encoding ABC transporter permease, giving the protein MSVPYAKLPRWADYGLIPLINLLVAFIVAGLVVLLVGENPFRAAVILIDGAFGGGQNIAYTLYYATNFIFTGLAVAVAFHCGLFNIGGEGQAYIAGLGVAMVALTFDSILPWWLNFPLAILGSALVGALWALIPAYLQARRGSHIVITTIMFNFIAASIMVYMLVDVLKPPGSMAPQTRTFEPGAQLPKLNWLLEAFGLSVRSAPLNVTFLLALVMAFLVWVLIWRTRLGYEIRTMGFSQKAARYAGIKEARIIIITMMISGALAGMMALNPIMGDQHRVQLDFVTGAGFVGIAVALMGRSHPAGIVPAAILFGMLYQGGAELAFEMPNISRDMIVIIQGLVILFAGALEHMFRPWIQTLFASLSPRSVGLVKQAGA; this is encoded by the coding sequence ATGAGCGTTCCCTACGCGAAACTCCCGCGCTGGGCCGATTACGGTTTGATCCCGCTGATCAACCTGCTCGTCGCCTTCATCGTGGCCGGGCTGGTGGTTCTGCTGGTCGGCGAAAACCCCTTCCGGGCTGCTGTGATCCTGATCGACGGCGCCTTTGGCGGCGGCCAGAACATCGCATACACGCTCTATTACGCCACCAATTTCATCTTCACCGGACTGGCTGTTGCAGTCGCCTTTCATTGCGGACTGTTCAACATCGGCGGCGAGGGGCAGGCCTACATCGCCGGGCTCGGCGTCGCGATGGTGGCGCTCACCTTCGACAGCATCCTGCCGTGGTGGCTGAATTTTCCGCTGGCGATCCTGGGCTCCGCACTCGTCGGCGCGCTGTGGGCACTGATCCCGGCCTACCTGCAGGCCAGGCGCGGCTCGCACATCGTCATCACGACGATCATGTTCAACTTCATCGCCGCCTCCATCATGGTCTACATGCTGGTCGACGTGCTGAAGCCCCCCGGATCGATGGCGCCGCAGACCCGCACCTTCGAGCCGGGCGCGCAGCTGCCGAAGCTCAACTGGCTGCTCGAAGCCTTCGGCCTGTCGGTGCGTTCGGCGCCCCTCAACGTCACCTTCCTGTTGGCGCTGGTCATGGCCTTCCTCGTCTGGGTGCTGATCTGGCGCACCAGGCTCGGCTACGAGATCCGCACCATGGGGTTCAGCCAGAAGGCGGCGCGCTATGCCGGCATCAAGGAGGCAAGGATCATCATCATCACCATGATGATCTCCGGCGCCCTTGCGGGGATGATGGCGCTCAACCCGATCATGGGCGACCAGCACCGCGTGCAGCTCGATTTCGTCACCGGCGCAGGCTTCGTCGGCATCGCCGTCGCCCTGATGGGGCGCTCGCATCCGGCCGGCATCGTGCCTGCGGCGATCCTGTTCGGCATGCTCTACCAGGGCGGCGCAGAACTCGCCTTCGAGATGCCGAACATCAGCAGAGACATGATCGTCATCATCCAGGGCCTGGTGATCCTCTTCGCAGGCGCGCTGGAGCACATGTTCCGGCCGTGGATCCAGACGCTGTTCGCGTCGCTGAGTCCACGCTCGGTGGGCCTCGTCAAGCAGGCGGGGGCGTGA
- a CDS encoding ABC transporter ATP-binding protein, which produces MADAAIELIGISKSFGPVRANRDIHLEVRRGTIHGIIGENGAGKSTLMSILYGFYQADEGEIRVAGKPVSIKTPNDAIAQGIGMVHQHFMLVENFTVLENIILGAEGEALLGNSIAKARSELVRLEREYGLEVDPDALIEELPVGIQQRVEILKALYRGAEILILDEPTGVLTPAEADHLFRILKQLKEQGKTVVLITHKLREIMAITDTVSVMRQGTMVATRETRQTTVEELAELMVGRRVLLRVDKGESHAGTIKLEVHNLTVEDSRGVTMVKDVSFAVQAGEIVGIAGVAGNGQSELIEAIAGIRKAVSGTVLLDGEPIDVTGHADPAELRSRGLAHVPEDRHHVGLVLQFEENENSILGYHTDQRYLKGPFLDMAAIQADAEEKIEKYDIRPANARLKTANFSGGNQQKIVLAREMERDPGVLIVGQPTRGVDVGAIEFIHKRLIAMRDAGKAVLLVSVELDEIRSLSDRILVMFDGRVVGERGPEATEGELGLLMAGVERMEAAE; this is translated from the coding sequence ATGGCGGACGCTGCGATTGAGCTGATCGGTATCAGCAAGAGTTTCGGTCCGGTCAGGGCGAACCGTGACATCCATCTGGAAGTGCGGCGCGGCACGATCCACGGAATCATCGGCGAGAACGGCGCCGGCAAGTCGACGCTGATGTCGATCCTGTACGGCTTCTACCAAGCCGACGAAGGCGAGATCCGCGTCGCCGGCAAACCCGTTTCCATCAAGACGCCCAACGACGCCATCGCGCAAGGCATCGGCATGGTCCACCAGCACTTCATGCTGGTCGAGAATTTTACCGTACTGGAGAACATCATCCTTGGGGCGGAAGGCGAGGCGCTGCTGGGGAATTCGATCGCGAAGGCGCGGTCCGAGCTGGTGCGGCTCGAAAGGGAATATGGCCTCGAGGTCGACCCGGACGCGCTGATCGAGGAACTGCCGGTCGGCATCCAGCAGCGCGTGGAAATTCTCAAGGCGCTCTACCGCGGGGCCGAGATCCTGATTCTCGACGAGCCCACAGGCGTGCTTACCCCGGCCGAGGCGGACCATCTCTTCCGCATCCTCAAGCAACTGAAGGAGCAGGGAAAGACGGTCGTCCTCATCACGCACAAGCTGCGTGAGATCATGGCGATCACCGACACCGTCTCCGTCATGCGTCAGGGCACGATGGTGGCGACGCGGGAGACCAGGCAGACGACGGTGGAGGAACTGGCCGAGCTGATGGTCGGCCGGCGGGTGCTGCTGCGTGTCGACAAGGGCGAATCGCATGCGGGCACCATCAAGCTCGAGGTGCACAACCTGACCGTTGAGGACAGCCGTGGCGTCACCATGGTCAAGGACGTGTCTTTCGCGGTGCAGGCGGGAGAGATCGTCGGCATCGCCGGCGTCGCCGGCAACGGCCAGTCTGAGCTGATCGAGGCGATCGCCGGCATACGCAAGGCGGTGTCGGGCACGGTGCTCCTCGACGGCGAACCGATCGACGTGACCGGCCACGCCGATCCTGCAGAACTGCGCAGCCGCGGGCTGGCGCATGTGCCGGAGGATCGGCACCATGTCGGCCTGGTCCTGCAGTTCGAGGAGAACGAGAACTCGATCCTCGGCTACCACACCGACCAGCGCTACCTGAAGGGGCCGTTCCTCGACATGGCGGCGATCCAGGCGGACGCCGAGGAGAAGATCGAGAAATACGACATTCGCCCGGCAAACGCCCGGCTGAAGACAGCGAACTTCTCCGGCGGAAACCAGCAGAAGATCGTGCTTGCACGCGAGATGGAGCGTGACCCCGGCGTGCTGATCGTCGGCCAGCCGACGCGCGGCGTTGACGTCGGCGCCATCGAGTTCATCCACAAGCGCCTCATCGCGATGCGCGATGCCGGCAAGGCGGTTCTGCTGGTCTCGGTCGAGCTCGACGAGATCCGCTCGCTGTCCGACCGCATCCTGGTCATGTTCGACGGGCGCGTCGTGGGCGAGCGCGGCCCAGAAGCGACGGAAGGCGAACTCGGATTGCTGATGGCCGGCGTCGAGCGCATGGAGGCCGCGGAATGA
- a CDS encoding SlyX family protein, producing the protein MTTPSDRLTDLEIRNAEQEHTIEELSGQVAEQWKVIERLQKKVDALAERFLELEDQAAPDIPVTRPPHW; encoded by the coding sequence ATGACCACGCCGTCCGACCGACTGACCGACCTGGAGATCCGCAACGCGGAGCAGGAGCACACCATCGAGGAGCTGTCAGGCCAGGTCGCCGAACAGTGGAAGGTGATCGAGCGCCTCCAGAAGAAGGTCGACGCGCTTGCCGAACGCTTCCTCGAACTCGAGGATCAGGCGGCGCCGGACATCCCGGTCACCAGACCGCCCCATTGGTGA
- a CDS encoding aminotransferase class V-fold PLP-dependent enzyme: MIARRRFLIGSMIAAAAGGSIAKATAETAPLPTLDAAAAATDASYWASIADLYEVDRAVANLENGYWGIMARPVLENYIENTQRVNRQNTVYARGTFGADLENTRNRIAAAAGVQPEEVAITRGATEALQVLIAGYNKLQPGDTVLFADLDYDSMQYAMNALKDRRGVEVKTFDIPEPATREAVLETYRLTLEQTPKAKLLLLTHLSHRTGLVMPVREIAEMARARGVDVIVDAAHSWGQIPFDIADLGADFVGLNLHKWIGAPVGMGFLYIRKQRLADIDVHFGDEDWPADDIRSRIHTGTLNFAAALSVPAAIDLHEQIGAPAKHARLTHLRNYWVAKVRSIETLEVLTPDESGMHAGITSFRIKGKPSKDDNTAIVNRLRDEFKVLTVRRGGVAAGNCIRVSPALYTTEAELDRLVAALTAVSS; encoded by the coding sequence ATGATCGCGCGGCGCAGGTTTCTCATTGGCAGCATGATAGCAGCCGCGGCAGGAGGCTCGATTGCAAAGGCCACGGCGGAAACCGCCCCGCTGCCCACGCTCGACGCAGCCGCCGCCGCGACCGATGCGAGCTATTGGGCGTCGATCGCCGACCTCTATGAGGTCGATCGCGCCGTCGCCAATCTCGAGAACGGCTATTGGGGCATCATGGCGCGTCCGGTTCTCGAGAACTACATCGAGAACACGCAGCGTGTGAACCGCCAGAACACGGTCTATGCGCGCGGCACGTTCGGGGCCGATCTTGAGAACACCCGCAACAGGATCGCGGCCGCCGCCGGCGTTCAGCCGGAGGAAGTGGCGATCACGCGCGGCGCCACCGAGGCGCTGCAGGTGCTGATCGCCGGCTACAACAAGCTGCAACCCGGCGACACCGTGCTGTTTGCGGATCTCGACTACGATTCCATGCAGTATGCGATGAACGCGCTGAAGGATCGGCGCGGCGTCGAGGTGAAGACCTTCGACATCCCCGAGCCGGCCACGCGGGAGGCTGTGCTCGAGACGTACCGCCTCACGCTCGAGCAGACGCCTAAGGCAAAGCTCCTCCTCCTCACCCACCTCTCGCACCGCACCGGACTGGTCATGCCGGTTCGCGAGATCGCCGAGATGGCGCGCGCCAGAGGTGTCGACGTCATCGTCGACGCAGCCCATTCATGGGGCCAGATCCCGTTCGACATCGCCGATCTCGGCGCCGATTTCGTCGGCCTCAACCTCCACAAGTGGATCGGCGCGCCGGTCGGCATGGGTTTCCTCTACATCAGGAAGCAGCGCCTTGCCGACATCGACGTTCATTTCGGCGATGAGGACTGGCCGGCCGACGACATCCGCTCGCGCATCCACACCGGCACGCTGAACTTCGCCGCAGCACTCTCCGTACCGGCCGCAATAGACCTTCACGAGCAGATCGGCGCCCCGGCGAAGCATGCGAGGCTTACGCATCTGCGCAACTATTGGGTTGCCAAGGTGCGGTCTATCGAGACGCTCGAAGTGCTGACCCCGGACGAGAGCGGCATGCATGCCGGCATCACCTCGTTCCGCATCAAGGGCAAGCCGAGCAAGGACGACAACACCGCGATCGTGAACAGGCTGCGCGACGAGTTCAAGGTGCTGACGGTGCGCCGCGGCGGCGTCGCGGCCGGCAATTGCATCCGCGTCTCGCCGGCGCTCTACACCACCGAAGCGGAACTCGACCGGTTGGTCGCAGCGCTGACAGCAGTCAGCAGCTGA
- a CDS encoding GNAT family N-acetyltransferase: MFEAGRKGTRIVPMELAHVAAVARLRHAAFFAGTARTVDEDADDLRKLITGDGFEAAFVAEVDGSVAGSCLFIRHELEPAHDLTPWLAGLVVAPAIRRRGIGAELVRAVEAHAVTRGCDELHLYTDEAEPFYARLGWSVRERFQVDGISSVLMSRRLGDRP, from the coding sequence ATGTTCGAAGCCGGTCGCAAGGGCACGAGGATCGTGCCGATGGAGCTTGCGCACGTGGCGGCGGTCGCTCGACTGCGCCACGCCGCGTTCTTCGCCGGAACCGCGAGGACGGTAGATGAGGATGCGGACGACCTCAGGAAACTCATTACGGGGGATGGTTTCGAAGCGGCGTTCGTGGCCGAAGTCGACGGTTCGGTGGCGGGCTCATGCCTGTTCATCCGGCATGAGCTGGAGCCGGCCCACGATCTCACGCCGTGGTTGGCGGGGCTGGTTGTGGCCCCGGCAATCCGCCGGCGGGGCATCGGCGCAGAATTGGTACGGGCGGTCGAGGCGCATGCGGTGACGCGGGGATGCGACGAGCTCCACCTCTACACGGACGAGGCCGAGCCGTTCTATGCCCGGCTCGGCTGGAGCGTCCGCGAACGATTCCAGGTGGACGGCATATCGTCCGTGCTGATGTCGCGGCGGCTGGGAGACCGCCCGTAG
- a CDS encoding MFS transporter yields the protein MRLTSIAVLLIAGIFAGAQLGKIAPLVGWYQTEVGFSLVLIGWLTSMIGVFVALVALPAGWGIELFGARRSALVGSLFLAAGALALPLLQSPEAILAARLVEGVGYVILVIALPAVLTSISLPEWRGPVLAIWSCFVPVGFAISDLTAQAMLPGSSPEAYLFVMAAGYAVSATLGLLLLSGVKDATTQDGPRAAPGGMLKSSLGRPVVLVAVSFGLFVVQTLAFFAFMPAFIEDGGDMLLSAGVIALLVPIGNVLATILVRGASPRKTALLSAACFAIAVLTGYPAFSGASPALATASAVAFVISSGVVGSALYAAIPALVPKGGSVSVAIGLVAQAGGLGTLFGPPLAGWVIENWSWAGLGILLSAAGVVAILVILPNARTQQLQESRAA from the coding sequence ATGCGCCTTACATCCATCGCCGTCCTGCTGATCGCCGGCATTTTCGCGGGAGCGCAGCTCGGCAAGATCGCGCCGCTGGTCGGGTGGTACCAGACCGAGGTCGGCTTTTCGCTCGTCCTCATCGGCTGGCTCACCTCGATGATCGGCGTCTTCGTCGCCTTGGTGGCGCTGCCGGCCGGCTGGGGCATCGAGCTGTTCGGCGCGCGGCGCAGCGCGCTCGTCGGATCGCTTTTCCTCGCCGCAGGAGCGCTGGCGCTGCCTCTGCTGCAATCGCCCGAGGCGATCCTCGCCGCGCGGCTGGTCGAGGGTGTGGGCTACGTCATCCTGGTGATCGCGCTGCCGGCGGTCCTCACCTCGATTTCGCTGCCGGAGTGGCGCGGGCCGGTGCTGGCGATCTGGAGCTGCTTCGTGCCGGTGGGCTTCGCGATCTCCGACCTGACCGCGCAGGCGATGCTTCCCGGTTCCTCGCCCGAAGCCTACCTGTTCGTCATGGCGGCGGGCTATGCCGTTTCCGCCACGCTGGGGCTCCTCCTGCTGAGCGGCGTCAAGGATGCGACGACGCAGGACGGTCCGCGGGCGGCGCCTGGCGGCATGCTCAAGTCGTCGCTCGGGCGGCCGGTGGTGCTGGTTGCGGTGAGTTTCGGCCTTTTCGTCGTCCAGACGCTGGCCTTCTTCGCCTTCATGCCTGCCTTTATCGAGGACGGTGGGGACATGCTGCTCTCCGCCGGCGTGATCGCCCTCCTCGTGCCGATCGGGAATGTGCTGGCCACCATACTCGTGCGCGGCGCCAGCCCCCGAAAGACGGCGCTGCTTTCGGCTGCCTGCTTCGCTATTGCGGTGTTGACGGGCTATCCGGCTTTCTCGGGCGCAAGCCCGGCGCTTGCAACCGCCTCGGCGGTGGCGTTCGTGATCTCCAGCGGCGTGGTCGGCTCGGCGCTCTACGCCGCGATCCCGGCACTGGTGCCCAAGGGGGGCTCTGTGTCGGTGGCGATCGGCCTCGTCGCGCAGGCGGGCGGGCTGGGGACGCTGTTCGGTCCGCCGCTGGCCGGCTGGGTCATCGAAAACTGGAGCTGGGCCGGGCTAGGCATCCTCCTCTCTGCCGCGGGCGTGGTGGCGATCCTGGTGATCCTGCCCAACGCGCGGACTCAGCAACTGCAGGAAAGCCGCGCAGCCTGA
- a CDS encoding VOC family protein: MARVTGIGGFFFRARDPQGLAAWYETHLGIDDIAKTVWSQEAGPTVFSAFAEDTTYFGRPEQPFLVNFRVDDLDGMMEKLKAAGIAVETRAEWDSEVGRFCRIHDPEGNPLELWQPA, translated from the coding sequence ATGGCCAGGGTCACCGGAATCGGCGGCTTCTTTTTCCGCGCGCGTGATCCGCAGGGTCTGGCCGCCTGGTATGAAACCCATCTGGGCATCGACGACATCGCCAAGACGGTCTGGTCCCAGGAGGCCGGCCCCACCGTGTTCTCGGCGTTCGCAGAGGACACGACCTATTTCGGACGGCCCGAGCAGCCCTTCCTGGTGAACTTCCGAGTCGACGACCTCGACGGCATGATGGAGAAGCTCAAGGCGGCCGGCATCGCGGTCGAAACCCGGGCCGAATGGGATTCCGAGGTCGGGCGTTTCTGCCGGATCCACGATCCCGAGGGCAATCCCCTCGAACTCTGGCAGCCGGCCTGA
- a CDS encoding BMP family lipoprotein — protein sequence MKRILLGLLAATAMSASAFAADIKPGLLFDLGGKFDKSFNEASFNGAEKFKTETGIEYVEFEISNDAQREQALRRFAEDGRNPIVMAGFSWAAALEKVAAEFPDTKFAIIDMVVEKPNVRSVVYKEHEGSYVVGVLAALASANKKVGFIGGMDIPLIRKFGCGYVGGAKAAGATDVIYNMTGDTPAAWNDPTKGGEIAKSQMDQGADVIYAAAGGTGVGVLQAAADAGKLGIGVDSNQNGLQPGKVLTSMVKRVDVAVYNAFMDAKDDKFTAGINNLGLKEGGVDYAMDDNNKDLVTADMKAAAEKAKADIIAGSIQVHDYMSDNACPY from the coding sequence ATGAAGCGTATTCTCCTCGGCCTGCTGGCCGCAACTGCGATGTCCGCCTCGGCGTTCGCCGCGGACATCAAGCCGGGCCTCCTCTTCGATCTCGGCGGCAAGTTCGACAAGTCCTTCAACGAAGCGTCCTTCAACGGCGCCGAGAAGTTCAAGACCGAGACCGGCATCGAGTATGTCGAGTTCGAGATCTCCAACGACGCCCAGCGCGAGCAGGCGCTTCGCCGCTTCGCCGAGGACGGCCGCAACCCGATCGTCATGGCCGGCTTCTCCTGGGCGGCTGCGCTCGAAAAGGTGGCCGCCGAGTTCCCGGACACCAAGTTCGCCATCATCGACATGGTCGTCGAGAAGCCCAACGTCCGCTCGGTGGTCTACAAGGAGCATGAGGGCTCCTACGTCGTCGGCGTGCTCGCAGCACTCGCCTCCGCGAACAAGAAGGTCGGCTTCATCGGTGGCATGGACATCCCGCTGATCCGCAAGTTCGGCTGCGGCTATGTCGGCGGCGCCAAGGCGGCCGGCGCGACCGACGTCATCTACAACATGACGGGCGACACCCCGGCGGCTTGGAACGATCCGACCAAGGGCGGCGAGATCGCCAAGTCGCAGATGGACCAGGGCGCGGACGTCATCTACGCGGCGGCTGGCGGCACCGGCGTCGGTGTGCTGCAGGCGGCGGCGGATGCCGGCAAGCTCGGCATCGGCGTCGATTCCAACCAGAACGGGCTGCAGCCCGGCAAGGTGCTGACCTCCATGGTCAAGCGCGTGGACGTCGCCGTCTACAACGCCTTCATGGACGCCAAGGACGACAAGTTCACCGCCGGCATCAACAATCTCGGCCTCAAGGAAGGCGGCGTCGACTACGCCATGGACGACAACAACAAGGACCTCGTCACGGCCGACATGAAGGCGGCGGCCGAGAAGGCCAAGGCCGACATCATCGCCGGCTCCATCCAGGTGCACGACTACATGTCGGACAACGCCTGCCCGTACTGA